From a single Bacillus pumilus genomic region:
- the rplI gene encoding 50S ribosomal protein L9, with protein sequence MKVIFLKDVKGKGKKGEVKNVADGYAHNFLIKQGLAVEANPTNLSALEGQKNKEKKNAIQELEQAKQLKETLEALTVELTAKSGEGGRLFGSITSKQIADKLQKDHQIKLDKRKIELNDAIRALGYTNVPVKLHPEVQATLKVHVTEQA encoded by the coding sequence ATGAAAGTCATCTTTCTAAAAGACGTAAAAGGAAAAGGGAAAAAAGGCGAAGTCAAGAATGTAGCAGATGGATACGCTCACAACTTCCTCATCAAACAAGGGTTAGCGGTTGAAGCAAATCCAACGAACCTAAGTGCATTGGAAGGGCAGAAAAACAAAGAGAAAAAGAATGCCATCCAAGAGCTTGAACAAGCGAAACAACTAAAAGAAACACTTGAGGCGCTAACAGTAGAACTTACAGCAAAATCAGGTGAAGGCGGCCGTCTGTTTGGATCAATTACGAGCAAACAAATCGCTGATAAATTGCAAAAAGATCATCAAATCAAACTCGATAAGCGTAAAATCGAGCTGAATGACGCCATCCGTGCATTAGGTTACACAAATGTACCGGTGAAGCTTCATCCAGAAGTACAAGCAACGTTAAAGGTTCATGTGACTGAACAAGCATAA
- a CDS encoding DHH family phosphoesterase — protein MPSFYRKPVIKYPIIALIVFAMVTVLLNLYFNWIIGAVGLFVLAGVLYFLKWADTQVQKEIDSYISTLSYRVKKVGEEALMEMPIGIMLFNDQYYIEWTNPFLASCFHESTLVGRSLYDTFESIVPLIKQEVETENVTLNDRKFKVIIKRSERLLYFFDVTEQVQIERQYENERTVLSYIFLDNYDDVTQGLDDQVRSAINSEVTSLLNNWAQEYGIFLKRISSERFMAVLNESILAELEASKFSILDEVREKTGAHSATLTLSIGIGASVPSLKELGALAQSSLDLALGRGGDQVAIKQPNGKVKFYGGKTNPMEKRTRVRARVISHALKEIVAESGNVMIMGHKFPDMDSIGASIGILKVAQANGKEGYIVIDANQIGDSVQRLISEIKNYEDLWSRFITPEEAMELAKDDTLLVVVDTHKPSLVMEERLLNKIENVVVIDHHRRGEEFIRDPLLVYMEPYASSTAELVTELLEYQPKKLRINMIEATALLAGIIVDTKSFSLRTGSRTFDAASYLRAKGADPVLVQKFLKETVDHYIKRAKLIQHTELYQNQVAIASLPSDRSEYYDQITIAQTADSLLSMSEVEASFAVARRDDNTVCISARSLGDINVQIIMEALDGGGHLTNAATQMYGITIEEAVEQLKAAIDEYFEGGVQR, from the coding sequence GTGCCAAGCTTCTATAGAAAACCTGTCATCAAGTATCCGATCATCGCGCTCATTGTTTTTGCGATGGTCACAGTTCTCCTCAACCTTTATTTTAATTGGATCATAGGAGCGGTTGGTCTTTTTGTTCTTGCAGGTGTGCTCTATTTCTTAAAATGGGCAGATACGCAAGTTCAAAAAGAAATTGATTCATATATTTCAACATTATCCTATCGAGTCAAAAAGGTTGGAGAAGAAGCACTAATGGAAATGCCAATTGGTATTATGCTGTTTAATGACCAGTATTATATCGAATGGACAAATCCATTTCTCGCTTCGTGCTTTCATGAAAGCACACTTGTCGGCAGATCTTTGTATGATACATTCGAGTCCATTGTGCCTCTCATTAAACAAGAGGTCGAGACAGAAAATGTGACGCTGAATGACCGAAAATTCAAAGTCATTATTAAACGCTCAGAGCGCCTTTTGTATTTCTTTGATGTCACGGAACAGGTACAGATTGAAAGACAATACGAAAATGAACGAACGGTGTTATCTTATATCTTTTTAGACAATTACGACGATGTCACGCAAGGCCTTGATGATCAGGTACGTAGCGCTATTAATAGTGAAGTGACGTCTTTATTAAACAATTGGGCACAGGAATATGGCATTTTCCTGAAGCGAATCTCGTCAGAACGTTTTATGGCGGTTCTCAATGAGAGCATCTTGGCTGAACTGGAGGCGTCGAAGTTCTCCATTTTAGACGAAGTCCGTGAGAAAACAGGGGCGCATAGTGCGACGCTTACTCTCAGTATCGGGATCGGTGCGTCTGTTCCTTCTTTAAAAGAGCTTGGGGCACTTGCGCAGTCAAGTCTTGACCTTGCCCTTGGACGAGGCGGAGATCAGGTAGCCATTAAGCAGCCGAATGGAAAAGTGAAATTCTACGGTGGTAAAACGAACCCAATGGAGAAAAGAACGCGCGTACGCGCACGGGTCATTTCTCATGCTTTAAAAGAAATTGTAGCTGAAAGCGGGAATGTCATGATCATGGGACATAAGTTCCCAGACATGGACTCGATCGGTGCATCCATCGGGATTTTAAAGGTCGCTCAAGCCAATGGGAAAGAAGGCTATATTGTCATTGATGCCAACCAGATTGGGGACAGTGTTCAGCGCTTAATTAGTGAAATTAAGAATTATGAAGATCTTTGGTCACGTTTTATCACCCCAGAGGAAGCGATGGAGCTTGCAAAGGATGATACATTGCTTGTGGTCGTGGATACACATAAACCGTCTCTCGTCATGGAAGAACGACTGCTGAATAAGATTGAAAACGTCGTGGTCATTGACCATCATAGACGCGGCGAGGAATTTATTCGTGATCCTTTACTTGTCTATATGGAACCGTATGCTTCATCTACAGCAGAGCTTGTGACAGAGCTTTTAGAGTATCAGCCGAAGAAATTACGCATTAACATGATTGAGGCTACTGCGCTTCTCGCAGGGATTATCGTTGATACGAAGAGCTTCTCACTGAGAACGGGATCAAGAACGTTTGATGCCGCTTCCTATCTACGTGCGAAGGGAGCAGATCCTGTCCTTGTACAAAAGTTCTTAAAAGAGACAGTGGATCATTACATCAAACGGGCAAAGCTCATTCAGCATACAGAGCTGTATCAAAACCAGGTGGCGATTGCCTCATTGCCGTCTGACAGATCGGAGTATTATGATCAAATTACGATTGCGCAGACGGCTGATTCCCTGTTGTCAATGAGTGAGGTAGAAGCGTCATTTGCTGTCGCTAGACGAGATGACAACACGGTGTGCATTAGTGCGAGATCGTTAGGAGATATCAACGTCCAAATTATCATGGAAGCGTTAGATGGCGGTGGTCATTTGACTAACGCTGCCACTCAAATGTATGGTATAACCATTGAAGAAGCAGTAGAGCAGTTAAAAGCTGCCATTGATGAATATTTCGAAGGAGGGGTTCAAAGATGA
- a CDS encoding YybS family protein has protein sequence MKQTKALVEGAIMISIFSVMTLFYLYVPLLSIIFFLAAPIPIILYTIRHGLKKGIAAGAIGIVISFLIGSINGLLSAPILIAAGLGMGIFYSRRQPGNAIIAGALIYLFSFLISFVVSVQLFQIDMMSITKESIEQVMPMLESALKQSGISERDIAKQLKQFREIQDAALSALPVALLIGVTLLAFVNHWFVQPLIKRFVKDMPALKKFKDMRLRKSMVWYYLLTMLLLLIHTEKGSFLWLVQTSAFRILFILVLIQGFSFIFYYCHEKSISKAVPIFAIVLGFLYPTIGVIVRIIGIADIGFDLRGKVKNK, from the coding sequence GTGAAACAAACAAAAGCGTTAGTAGAGGGTGCTATCATGATCAGTATTTTTTCTGTCATGACGCTGTTTTATTTGTATGTGCCACTATTATCCATTATTTTCTTTCTAGCTGCTCCGATTCCAATCATCCTCTATACAATCAGGCACGGCTTGAAAAAAGGAATTGCTGCTGGCGCTATTGGGATAGTGATCAGCTTTTTAATTGGGTCTATTAATGGGCTACTCAGTGCACCTATATTGATCGCTGCCGGATTAGGCATGGGAATTTTCTACAGCAGAAGACAGCCAGGAAATGCCATCATTGCAGGTGCGCTGATCTATTTATTCAGTTTTCTCATCTCATTTGTTGTCAGTGTTCAGCTTTTTCAAATCGATATGATGAGTATCACGAAAGAGTCAATTGAACAAGTGATGCCGATGTTAGAGAGTGCCTTAAAGCAATCCGGCATTTCTGAGCGGGACATCGCAAAGCAGCTGAAGCAGTTCAGAGAGATACAAGATGCTGCATTGAGTGCTTTGCCTGTAGCGCTGTTAATTGGTGTGACACTGCTGGCGTTTGTGAACCACTGGTTCGTGCAGCCTCTGATCAAACGGTTTGTCAAAGACATGCCAGCCTTGAAGAAATTTAAGGATATGCGGCTGCGAAAAAGCATGGTATGGTATTATTTACTCACAATGCTTTTGCTGCTGATTCATACGGAAAAAGGCAGCTTTTTATGGCTCGTTCAAACGAGTGCATTTCGAATTTTATTTATACTGGTGCTTATTCAGGGATTTTCTTTTATCTTCTATTATTGCCACGAAAAGAGCATCTCAAAAGCGGTGCCCATTTTCGCTATCGTGTTAGGGTTCCTTTATCCGACGATCGGTGTGATTGTGCGTATAATAGGGATTGCTGACATAGGCTTTGATTTAAGGGGAAAAGTAAAAAACAAATAA